One Candidatus Zixiibacteriota bacterium genomic window carries:
- a CDS encoding ATP-binding protein, with product MSTTTSDLSPRIRRCAVCKIDLKGRFVFVDDASEELFGHSREDLFGKSFVDFVGPADQDLITHIVRQRNHYESFFESTRVSLVGASGQLLPSTVVISLNYIAGNPVNFQLVMNTDPAASMRLTIDGTALVDEFLATVLNAQLPGEWNKVVAPVCAYTEAKWFVVYRIHPGELEPVAAASPAGALEPPLLEPPAATPLHTWLALSGEEYCFTDSAMVRHAIEKAGSAPNEYIVSIQAPADGQFLLRFVFSDRVASLESMERPIIRAQLASDLIQRAASPDTTDEQPSAATDAQAALDAVGSQLGLPYCIIETGGHLRISKPFELLFASGRCPTTMQEFLDVLGANNSPDVVDTLSLLLKRRAGGQERAIALYLEEGRAVSLFVTPVCLDQSTDQVCIVAVPTLQAEREHAEAIGIADQIGVAAALQSMLSAAHRTAERLAHQCYDQLAGDGNFHLESLSERIVRAQGMLSDVSSLLALIKQPETSQTVDLNLLVRRLSDQVRSVQGGPNPTVRFHNLPKITTAPHKLQAIVKEILKNAATFSGGKPAEVTVTGVVQDSVCVLEFADNGAGIPEKHLAKVTDFFFRVPDAAVLSLPGRGFGLAMVRVLMLCLNGTMEIKSTVSKGTTVTLKLPV from the coding sequence ATGTCTACCACGACCAGCGACCTCAGCCCGCGCATCAGGCGCTGCGCCGTCTGCAAGATCGATCTCAAAGGACGATTTGTTTTCGTCGATGATGCCAGCGAGGAACTGTTCGGTCATTCGCGAGAAGATCTGTTCGGCAAGTCGTTCGTCGATTTCGTCGGCCCGGCCGACCAGGACCTGATCACCCACATTGTCCGGCAGCGCAATCACTACGAGTCCTTTTTCGAGAGTACGCGGGTCTCGCTGGTCGGTGCGAGCGGGCAGTTACTGCCTTCAACTGTCGTCATTTCACTCAACTACATAGCCGGCAACCCCGTCAATTTCCAATTGGTGATGAACACCGACCCGGCAGCGTCGATGCGGCTGACGATCGACGGGACCGCACTTGTCGATGAGTTCCTGGCAACCGTCCTGAACGCGCAGCTTCCGGGTGAATGGAACAAAGTGGTGGCGCCGGTGTGCGCCTACACAGAAGCGAAGTGGTTTGTCGTATACCGAATTCATCCCGGCGAACTGGAGCCGGTTGCGGCTGCATCGCCCGCCGGCGCGCTCGAACCGCCGCTTCTCGAACCTCCTGCGGCTACGCCGTTGCATACCTGGCTGGCGTTGTCCGGCGAGGAATACTGCTTCACCGACTCGGCCATGGTACGTCACGCCATCGAGAAAGCCGGTTCTGCTCCCAACGAGTACATCGTGTCAATCCAAGCTCCGGCCGACGGACAGTTTCTCCTTCGCTTTGTGTTCTCCGACCGGGTTGCCTCACTTGAATCCATGGAACGGCCAATCATCCGCGCTCAACTTGCCTCTGATCTGATCCAGCGAGCCGCGTCACCGGACACGACCGACGAACAACCCTCCGCAGCGACAGACGCACAGGCGGCGTTGGATGCGGTCGGCTCGCAGCTTGGGCTGCCGTACTGCATAATCGAGACCGGCGGCCATCTCAGGATCAGCAAGCCGTTCGAGTTACTTTTCGCTTCAGGGCGCTGTCCGACCACGATGCAGGAATTCCTTGATGTCCTGGGCGCGAACAACTCGCCAGATGTCGTGGATACCCTCTCGCTACTGCTTAAGCGTCGAGCCGGTGGTCAGGAGCGAGCGATAGCTCTGTACCTGGAAGAGGGTCGGGCTGTCTCATTGTTTGTTACACCGGTGTGCCTGGACCAGTCAACCGATCAAGTCTGTATTGTCGCTGTGCCGACTCTGCAAGCGGAGCGAGAACACGCCGAAGCTATCGGTATTGCCGATCAGATCGGCGTCGCCGCTGCGCTGCAGTCTATGCTCTCGGCCGCCCACAGGACCGCCGAGCGACTGGCACATCAATGCTACGATCAGCTTGCCGGTGACGGCAATTTCCATCTTGAATCTCTTTCCGAGCGGATCGTTCGCGCTCAGGGGATGCTGTCGGATGTCTCGTCACTTCTGGCGCTTATCAAACAACCAGAAACGAGCCAAACGGTCGACCTCAATCTTCTGGTGCGGCGCCTGAGCGACCAGGTCCGGTCAGTGCAGGGCGGACCAAATCCGACCGTGCGATTCCATAATCTTCCCAAGATCACTACTGCGCCACACAAGCTTCAGGCTATCGTTAAAGAAATCCTCAAGAACGCCGCTACCTTTTCCGGTGGCAAGCCGGCCGAAGTGACGGTCACGGGGGTCGTGCAGGATAGCGTCTGTGTGCTCGAGTTCGCGGACAACGGCGCCGGGATCCCGGAGAAGCACCTGGCGAAAGTCACCGATTTCTTTTTCCGTGTCCCCGATGCGGCGGTTCTGTCCCTTCCCGGGCGCGGGTTCGGGCTCGCCATGGTACGCGTACTCATGTTATGTCTGAACGGGACCATGGAGATAAAATCGACGGTGTCAAAGGGGACCACCGTCACACTCAAGCTTCCGGTGTGA
- a CDS encoding S8 family peptidase, producing MMTLRIPILILAVIILPAALEADSGWGTKLTPRAASVVNQTLPNEVANCWLLLDSSVGDRTSVPLTDRARARRDRVDPVNHLVDWRDFRISEDALQFIRATGARVRTISRWLKAVSVEATPSQLASLAALNAVQRVDVVNSFRFVPDPYEPTAPKVSAPDAEITEVQNDFTKAAKLHQYGLSGKGVLIALFDTGYDIHHRAFDSTRIVATYDFINADTVVDGPDCPQDFSLSNHQDYHGTLVLGAIGGFIRDTLIGTAYRADYALAKTEITCGGVEHRIEEDNWIAAAEWADSVGADIISSSLGYNIFQDSGSYTIDQLDGNTARITVAADIAASKNILVVIAAGNERGNSWNRITFPADGDSVIAVGAATPDSQVTSFSSPGPSADGRIKPDIASLGTDVATALVGSGTTDASGTSLATPLVAGGAALALEQFPAITADELRTLIKQNGSHAGNPDNNLGYGIYDAARSADIIRIDKHDPITIRVGERVDVAITTSGRIGQVPALAVVSPFAGIVFEDNFDGTGTLQVDGVEQNIGSRAVRLTAAITGFVDTTAIIISTYPAARPGLTASPNPFSGTITIQSTTADPIKAVTIFNSAGENLWEWLNRNNESADIVQWDGRNARGQLVAPGVYLARVQTSRGNEIVKIFKTD from the coding sequence ATGATGACTTTGCGCATACCCATCCTGATTCTTGCCGTAATCATTCTGCCGGCGGCATTGGAAGCAGACTCAGGCTGGGGTACCAAACTGACTCCGCGGGCCGCTTCAGTTGTAAACCAGACTCTCCCCAACGAGGTTGCCAATTGCTGGCTCTTGCTCGACTCGTCAGTTGGCGACAGAACATCTGTTCCTTTGACCGACCGGGCACGGGCCCGTCGAGACCGGGTAGACCCGGTTAACCACCTGGTCGACTGGCGCGACTTCCGCATCTCTGAGGACGCGCTTCAGTTCATCCGCGCAACCGGTGCCCGCGTGCGGACAATCTCGCGCTGGTTGAAAGCGGTATCGGTCGAAGCCACGCCGTCGCAGCTCGCATCTCTGGCGGCACTCAATGCTGTGCAGCGCGTCGATGTTGTCAACAGCTTCCGTTTCGTACCGGACCCGTACGAGCCGACCGCGCCGAAAGTCTCAGCACCGGATGCCGAAATTACCGAAGTCCAGAACGATTTCACGAAGGCCGCTAAACTCCATCAATATGGATTATCCGGAAAAGGCGTACTCATAGCGTTGTTCGACACCGGCTATGACATTCATCACCGGGCTTTCGATTCGACCCGCATCGTTGCCACCTATGATTTCATCAATGCCGACACGGTTGTCGACGGACCGGATTGCCCTCAAGATTTCTCGTTGTCAAATCATCAGGACTATCATGGCACGTTGGTGCTCGGCGCGATCGGTGGTTTCATTCGCGACACGTTGATCGGCACGGCGTACCGCGCGGATTATGCCCTGGCAAAGACAGAAATCACCTGTGGTGGTGTTGAACACAGAATTGAAGAGGACAACTGGATCGCAGCCGCCGAATGGGCCGACTCCGTTGGCGCCGATATCATCAGCTCCTCACTGGGGTACAACATTTTTCAGGACAGCGGCAGTTACACCATCGACCAGCTTGATGGGAACACCGCACGTATTACTGTTGCGGCCGATATCGCAGCCTCGAAGAACATATTGGTGGTTATAGCCGCGGGCAACGAAAGAGGGAACAGTTGGAATCGCATCACCTTTCCTGCCGATGGCGATTCCGTGATTGCGGTTGGCGCGGCTACGCCCGACAGTCAGGTAACAAGTTTCTCGTCGCCGGGGCCAAGCGCGGATGGCCGGATCAAGCCTGATATTGCATCATTAGGGACCGATGTTGCGACCGCATTGGTTGGAAGTGGGACTACAGATGCCTCGGGGACGTCCCTTGCGACACCGTTGGTCGCCGGCGGCGCGGCACTGGCGCTCGAGCAGTTTCCCGCCATTACCGCCGATGAATTGAGAACCCTGATCAAACAGAACGGCAGCCATGCCGGCAATCCTGACAACAATCTCGGCTATGGTATCTACGATGCCGCGCGCTCGGCAGACATCATTAGGATCGATAAACACGACCCCATCACCATCCGGGTGGGTGAAAGGGTCGATGTTGCCATAACAACCTCAGGTAGAATAGGTCAAGTGCCGGCGCTTGCAGTTGTGTCTCCGTTTGCGGGTATTGTGTTCGAGGACAACTTTGATGGTACCGGTACCCTGCAAGTCGACGGAGTTGAGCAGAATATCGGATCAAGGGCTGTCCGGCTGACAGCAGCGATCACGGGATTCGTTGACACAACCGCAATCATCATAAGCACTTATCCGGCAGCAAGACCCGGACTGACGGCATCCCCAAACCCGTTTAGCGGCACGATCACCATTCAAAGCACGACAGCCGATCCGATTAAGGCCGTCACGATTTTCAACTCAGCCGGGGAAAACCTCTGGGAGTGGCTCAATCGAAACAATGAGAGCGCCGACATAGTTCAATGGGATGGTCGGAACGCGCGCGGCCAGCTTGTGGCGCCGGGCGTTTATCTTGCGCGCGTTCAGACCAGCCGAGGCAACGAAATAGTGAAGATTTTTAAAACCGATTAG
- a CDS encoding amino acid ABC transporter ATP-binding protein — MIIEMCQVVCRFGQVTALDGIDLSVERGSVICIIGPSGSGKSTLLRCLNALEDIDSGEINIDGYRLDRQHKDVHQIRLEVGMVFQQFNLFPHLNVLENVNLAQRVVRLRPAAEATTISRELLAKVGLSDKVDAFPAQLSGGQKQRVAIARALAMNPKVMLFDEATSALDPEMIGEVLEVMKQLAREGMTMLVVTHEMGFAREVAGRVLFLDRGKIVESGPPTEIFGNPQHPRTREFLAKVL, encoded by the coding sequence ATGATTATCGAGATGTGCCAGGTGGTCTGCCGGTTCGGTCAAGTAACGGCGCTCGATGGGATCGATCTGTCGGTCGAGCGTGGTTCGGTCATCTGTATCATCGGACCGTCCGGCTCCGGCAAGTCGACGCTGCTTCGTTGTCTCAACGCCCTGGAGGATATCGATAGCGGTGAGATAAACATCGATGGTTACCGTCTTGACCGACAGCACAAGGATGTTCACCAGATCCGTCTCGAGGTGGGGATGGTGTTCCAGCAGTTTAATCTGTTCCCGCACCTGAACGTGCTTGAGAATGTCAACCTGGCGCAACGCGTCGTGCGCCTTCGTCCTGCCGCCGAGGCGACAACCATTAGCCGGGAACTGCTGGCCAAGGTTGGACTAAGTGACAAAGTCGATGCGTTTCCGGCGCAGCTTTCCGGCGGTCAGAAGCAGCGCGTGGCGATCGCGCGGGCGCTCGCTATGAATCCAAAAGTCATGTTGTTCGACGAAGCTACATCGGCTCTTGACCCGGAGATGATCGGGGAAGTACTGGAGGTGATGAAACAGCTTGCCCGCGAAGGGATGACCATGCTCGTGGTGACCCACGAGATGGGGTTTGCGCGTGAGGTGGCGGGACGCGTGTTGTTTCTGGACCGCGGCAAGATTGTCGAATCGGGCCCCCCTACAGAGATATTCGGCAACCCGCAACATCCGCGGACCCGCGAATTCCTGGCAAAAGTCCTGTGA
- a CDS encoding amino acid ABC transporter permease: protein MDWLIDQIGTLTRIFFYLIQAVHWTILISVLSYVIALVLGLLFGVARVSDRRWLRLVAGGYINVVRGVPLLVLIFFFYFGLGKVVNLDRFVAGVLAVGICYGAYLAEIFRAGIEAIDYGQHEAAMSLGMTRWQTMRHIILPQSVRIVVPPAANEFIACLKDSSLVSIIGLRELTRAGREYANQYFLDFHTWLVVGVIYLIMTLTLTRLVRALEQKVQVRGFGVVKK from the coding sequence GTGGACTGGCTGATTGACCAGATCGGCACGCTAACCCGGATTTTCTTCTATCTGATCCAGGCGGTCCACTGGACCATTCTTATCTCCGTATTGTCGTACGTCATTGCGCTGGTATTGGGACTGCTGTTTGGCGTCGCTCGGGTCTCCGACCGGCGATGGCTTCGACTTGTTGCGGGCGGCTATATCAATGTCGTCCGCGGCGTGCCGCTTCTGGTGCTGATCTTCTTCTTCTACTTTGGACTTGGCAAGGTCGTCAATCTGGACCGGTTCGTGGCCGGGGTGCTCGCTGTGGGCATTTGCTATGGCGCCTACCTGGCGGAGATATTCCGTGCCGGTATTGAAGCAATCGACTACGGTCAGCACGAAGCCGCCATGTCGCTCGGCATGACCCGCTGGCAGACCATGCGGCATATCATCCTGCCACAGTCAGTGCGGATCGTCGTACCGCCGGCGGCCAACGAGTTCATTGCCTGTCTTAAAGACTCGTCGCTTGTCTCGATCATCGGACTGCGCGAACTGACGCGCGCGGGGCGCGAATACGCCAACCAATATTTTCTGGACTTCCACACTTGGCTGGTGGTGGGAGTGATCTATCTTATCATGACACTTACGCTCACCCGTCTGGTCCGGGCGCTCGAACAGAAAGTCCAGGTTCGTGGTTTTGGAGTGGTGAAAAAATGA